A segment of the Coffea arabica cultivar ET-39 chromosome 8c, Coffea Arabica ET-39 HiFi, whole genome shotgun sequence genome:
TATGTTAAGGTCCCAGAgaaaaattacacaactaagaagATTACATACACGTCAAGCAAACATTGCATCTTCTAAAATGGATTGTTTAACCTATCATAATGTAAAGGATAAGAGAAAGTGTTCGGCAACCCTGCAAAAGTACAAATGAATGACTTCATATAACGTCAAGACATTGATAATTCTCaacatatttttattcatttcaatttgttcttttcacatcctacaaattttttatcttttaatgCACTCCTGTGTTAGGTAGGACTCTTAGAGTCTTCCCTACTGCCAAATTTAGAGTTCAAATGCTACATAACAGTTGAAAATGGGAAGGTAAAACAAAAATCTTTTAATATATAAAACTACAAATGAATGATTTCATATAGTTTCCGTAAATTAAGAATTCTCAgaatattatcaattattttaatttattatttttcacaaCCATAAACTTTTATCTTTCTGAActaaatattatttttctgAACCAAATCTTTGGGGTTTTCATTAAAAACATCATACAAGTGCACATATTAGATACATGCGGAGCAAAAATCCTAGGAACTAATGATTAATATATGAAGAAATTTCTTAAGCCTACATAAAGCTCTTGTACCTTTAACGTTGTCCCAGCAGTAACTTCACTTGCCTATATATACTAGAGCACAAGTGAACAAGATTCACAATTTGCAAACTTAGCTTTCCACAAACTTTCAGATAATAAAACAGATTTCAGCAAACCAAAAAGTAGCGGAAAAGTTCTTTTGGAGAGAAAGTAAGCCATTTGGTTTGCACCAGACGCCACTTCATTCAACTTCCAACTGTGAGAATCCTCCATGACTTTTGCTCAATCTGACCATTTAATGTAACCTTGTATGCTGCTTGGGTATGTTTCATTCTTTAAAATGAATGTCTTAATGCATTTAATTAGCCATTATAGCTTGGATTGATGCTCTAAATCAATCGTTTGACTCTGTAGTTTTAACTCTTAGTGGCATTAACAGACTTGATTGTATTATCATAAACAGAAAACACGAAGCACGCAACCTTTGTTCGAAATGTACAACGTTCATCTTTTGTCGgccattttattcttttttgtttgataGAGAAAATAATTCCTATTTTTTCCATAGGTTACTTGGGAAGCAACAAAAATTTCTAAACAAAATCTAGAGATTCTTGTACAGCTTCGAAATTTGCTGAACCTGCCGACTCATGACTCGGCTTCAAACTTGGGACAAGCAGAAACTACATCTCAAAGGTTTAATTAGCAAACAGTTTCCATTAGAGTGTAAGTCAATTCCTCATTGCTTTCTTTAAgttcaataaaattaagaaACGGAAAAATCAGACTACATATGAGAGGATTCAAAATTTGTCAACTTCAACAGCAAAgcccaaaatacaaaagttcttAGACTAAGCCAGGGGAAAAATGGTTTCTGAGACTAGTATAGGATTAGAACTGCTGGTTGTAGCCTTGTTGTTTCTGGTTGCCTGGGCAATTTTGACTTGGCAAAAATGCAATGCATCGGAAAAGTTGGAAAGATTGCCACCGGGGCCGAGGCGGTGGCCGGTGGTGGGCAATATGTTTCAATTGGGATGGTCAGCCCATGAGTCATTTGCTATATTGGCTAGTAAACAAGGCcctataatgactctttggCTAGGATCAATGTGCACTGTGGTGATATCATCGAATGAAGTGGCCCGTGAGATGTTCAAGAACCATGATGTGGTTCTTGCTGGAAGGAAAATATACGAGGCAATGAAAGGAGATATTGGCAATGAGGGCTCTCTTATAACTGCACAATATGGTCCCCATTGGCGGATGCTCAGGCGCTTGTGCACCGCCGAGTTCTTTGTAACGAGCAGGCTTGATGCAACAGTTGATGTCCGTGCTAAATGCATTGATCAGATGGTGAAATATATAGAAGCTGCTGGAGGTTCTGGTGCCAATGGGATAGATGTTGGAAAGTTTTTCTTCTTGCTGGCATTCAATCTTATTGGAAATCTCATGTTTTCCAAGGATCTTTTGGATCCAAGCTCTGAGAGGGGTGCAAAGTTCTTTTACCATGCAGGCAAAGTGATGGAATATGCTGGAAAGCCCAACATTGCAGATTTCTTGCCATTGCTTAAATGGCTTGACCCTCAGGGTATTAGGAGATCAACACAGTATCATGTCAAACGAGCCTTTGACATCGCTGGATTATATTTAAAAGAGAGAATCATCGAAAGTAATGGAGATGAAACGGATCACCCAAGTCCTGAAAAGAGGAGAAGAGATTACTTGGATGTTCTGTTGCATTACCGAGGCGAGAGCGCTGAAGAACCTCCTGAGTTCTCTCCAACAACAATCAACATTATAGTCTTTGTAAGTAATCAATTATGATCCTTTGCTTCTAACTATTCTTCCAGTTCTGATTGCCACCAAAAAATTTACCccgcaaaagagaaaaacattGCGTTTTCTTTTGACTATCAAATTTGGATCTAACCATGTTATTAATCTCAGAACACATGTTTATTCCACATGATTAATTAGTCTAGATTGCATAATCTTTTTGTTTGTCAGGAAATGTTCACAGCAGGGACAGACACAACAACTAGTACATTAGAATGGGCAACGGCAGAGCTTCTACGTAGTCCAAAAACTCTTGAAAAAGTCCAAGCTGAGTTGAGAAGCGTGATTAGTCTAGGGACTAAGTTAGAAGAAAAACACTTGGATAATCTTCCATACCTTAAGGCAGTAGTGAAGGAGACGCTCCGGCTACATCCACCGCTCCCTTTCTTGGTACCTCACATGGCTATGGACTCGTGCAAAATGCTAGGCTACCACATCCCAAAAGAAACACAAATTCTAGTAAATGTTTGGGCAATTGGAAGGGATCCAAAGACTTGGGAAAACCCTTTAGAGTTCAAGCCTGAAAGATTTTTGGAGCCAAGTACTGCAGATTTTAAGGGACACCATTTTGAGTTTATACCTTTTGGATCTGGCCGGCGAATATGCCCGGCCGTTCCTCTTGCTTCTCGAGTGCTACCAATGGCTCTAGGATCAATCTTGCACTTGTTTGATTGGAGCTTAGCTGATGGGATTAAACCAGAAGAGTTGGACATGGGAGAAAGGATGGGGATAACACTCAGGAAAGCAGTACCTTTAAAGGCCATACCAGTACCACTCCAAGGTTGAAATGATTTCCAAAGTGCAAATGTATAGTTTATGTAACACTTCGGACTTTGAAGACGTTGTCACATTATTACCTATATATATGCGTTCTGAAACGGAAATAACTAAAGCCTATGTGTTACCAGCATAAACTCTTCCAATATGCAAATGTATAGTTTATGCACTACTTATGACTGGAAACTAGTCAAGTTATTGCCTATTGCGTTCTGAAATGGAAATAATAAGTTATTGAACTAACAGCACAACAGCTTGATCTCGTCCCTCCTTTTCAATTACTAATTCATCCATAAACAAGTAAAACGACACCAGAACCAAACATATCATTTAGTCAAATAATTAGCTAGAATTTGGAGCTCCGAAAACTCATTGAACATAGGtgattgaaattcaattgagatTTGATCCATCCCCAAAACAACAAATTTTGCACATAGTTTGAGGTCGATTGTCCTGGTGCAAATCAAAACTGACCCTCGAGAGCTTTAATGCCAAAATGGTCATTGGATACATATTTATTTTGGGATCATCTACCATGAGGTATGCCACATTTGTGGTATCTCAtaggtttttttcttttcttttttttttcgtccTCTTGTTTCTACAATGTCCCATTATTTTGCCCACGAAACAAAGTGTGTGACTTTCATATTCATAATAAAGCTCAAGAGCCACCAAGTTAGACTTGGGAATCTCAATTGTATAATCTAACCAAACTTCTTCTGTATCTGAAAAGTTTTCTAAATTGTGTACCACTTTTTAGAATTAGTAAGCAACAATGTGTACTATAAGATTTTGTGATACTCAATAGTGGAGCAAATTTGGAGCTCAATTTCATAGGATCAGAGTCCTTAGAACAATTTTATCGTGTGAACATATCTGACATATGGAATTGTATGACCATATATTAGTGGCTCATGATCTAATTTCTCCACAAAGTCTGTTAGCTACTCTTAAAATCAGAACTGAAATACAAGTTATTATGCTGAGGATAAATTCAAGCCTAAATTACCTTACTTATTTGAACAGATACGTGTAAAATTTTCAGTAATGAAAGTCATAATGAAACCTATCCTTTGGCTACATTAAATTAAATTGCTGAAAGATTTGAGTAATCAAAACTATTGATGCAACAAAACTAGTACAACTTAAGCACTTTTTGTTCTTCAACACCAAGACAAAGTAAAACGTAGAAAGGAAAATCATCcaatacaataaaaaaaaaattacatgcaGGTTCTATTttaaaaaagggataatttcagaaacatcCCCTAagatttctgacaatttcattgaACTCTCCCGAGGTTTGGAAAATTACATCTACCTCTCTTGATTtaatagttttagtaacaaaaccttaaaataatattgatttgatcaaatttttaaatgaatacccaaaaatgcccttgtgtaatgagttttaatttattttcctataaattataagattatccagtataattataaggaaaagatGTCAAATTTTGCATGTCCATGcctactatttgataaataacTATAATAACTattttatcactatgataggatacttttgatggtattattttattatggatttagatttataagatagaaaagaaaatgttgaataATTCGTTTAAAGTTTATGAGTGTTTTCAGTAAtgagattatcataatttaataGTGGttttgggccatttctttttgatttattgttaattttaataccaaaaaaaaattagtaaaaacacTGGTTTACTTATAAGTTAACTCATAAAAAATCACTAGTTTGACATTTGATTACAGTAGAAACTAGAGATATTAGTGCTAGGTATATTgttttattgacaaaaaatataaaaaaaaaagaaggaaaaagaatgaaaaaataattttaaaagtcattCTAAGTATAAACATGTCAAACaagggaatttcattaaaatatttaaggctagtattgtcattttaaatgacaagggaggtatgtgtaatttttagggagctaaatgaaattgttaaaagcctcaaagggaggtttctgcaattatcccttttaaAAAATACTAATACAAAACCAAAACATTTATCCATTCATCCACTCACAATAATTTTAGTCTTAAATTTATAATCGCCATCATACATTCATATAATGCTATATTAAATAAGaccataataaagcaaatttttAATTCTAATCATGAATCATTATTATGCCTAAACTTTAACTAACATTAGACTTCAAGTCTTGAAgtttaagaataaaaaaaattagaaaaactaGTGTAGATCCAACTATATCTGGTCCTGGCTCAATCGATTTGCTGAGGCTGGGTCTATTCTTCGCGTCCATCCTAGATGGATCCAGTGCTTGATCCAATTCAGGTTTGGGCAATATGGTGTCAAATTTAATCATCGGGTAGATGGTTACCTCGCTGATTATGATGAAGCGCTGGATCCAGAGTAACCTTCAGCCAATCCATCACCGGTTCCAAACTCAGGTTGATAGTCTACCAT
Coding sequences within it:
- the LOC113707311 gene encoding cytochrome P450 76A1-like; this translates as MVSETSIGLELLVVALLFLVAWAILTWQKCNASEKLERLPPGPRRWPVVGNMFQLGWSAHESFAILASKQGPIMTLWLGSMCTVVISSNEVAREMFKNHDVVLAGRKIYEAMKGDIGNEGSLITAQYGPHWRMLRRLCTAEFFVTSRLDATVDVRAKCIDQMVKYIEAAGGSGANGIDVGKFFFLLAFNLIGNLMFSKDLLDPSSERGAKFFYHAGKVMEYAGKPNIADFLPLLKWLDPQGIRRSTQYHVKRAFDIAGLYLKERIIESNGDETDHPSPEKRRRDYLDVLLHYRGESAEEPPEFSPTTINIIVFEMFTAGTDTTTSTLEWATAELLRSPKTLEKVQAELRSVISLGTKLEEKHLDNLPYLKAVVKETLRLHPPLPFLVPHMAMDSCKMLGYHIPKETQILVNVWAIGRDPKTWENPLEFKPERFLEPSTADFKGHHFEFIPFGSGRRICPAVPLASRVLPMALGSILHLFDWSLADGIKPEELDMGERMGITLRKAVPLKAIPVPLQG